Proteins from one Hyperolius riggenbachi isolate aHypRig1 chromosome 2, aHypRig1.pri, whole genome shotgun sequence genomic window:
- the LOC137544619 gene encoding olfactory receptor 52Z1P-like: MTNTTIFHPKYFLLMGIPGLEHSHFLISIPFCIMYILALVGNATLLVIISASESLHQPMYIFLAMLTGTDLLLSTSAIPKALSIFWLNCREILFDSCLIQIFSIHFLFVVESSILLTMALDRFVAICYPLTYSVIITNLFIKKMILVTIIRALCIITPLIFLLNRLPYQNSIEIPHTYCEHMGVARMATADVSVNYMYGLLAALCSTGVDMILIFVSYVMIFWTVIKLRSTKARSKAFNTCGTHVCVILLFYIPAFFSFIAHRVAEGKIPPQAHILLANLYVLVPPMMNPIIYGVRTKEIHKCKEKVIDSQHGQKHEHWLVESVILNNDIIDKSIPSDRGEGRDLVMTRSGSERKETSVPLSELWGDGVQLPPSISALLTGFYELLTAGCR; this comes from the exons TCCTGATCTCCATCCCCTTCTGTATCATGTACATTCTGGCTCTGGTGGGTAATGCCACATTGTTAGTAATCATCAGTGCCAGCGAGAGCCTTCACCAGCCCATGTACATATTCCTGGCCATGTTAACCGGGACGGACCTCCTATTATCCACCTCTGCCATACCAAAGGCCCTCAGCATATTCTGGCTGAACTGTCGAGAGATTCTCTTTGATAGCTGCTTGATCCAGATcttctccatacatttcctctttgtcGTTGAGTCATCCATTCTCTTGACAATGGCTTTAGACCGTTTTGTCGCTATCTGTTATCCTCTGACTTATTCTGTAATCATCACCAACCTCTTCATAAAGAAGATGATACTGGTCACAATCATACGAGCTCTCTGCATTATAACACCTCTCATCTTCCTCCTTAATCGGCTCCCGTACCAAAATAGTATTGAAATCCCGCACACCTACTGCGAACACATGGGCGTGGCTCGAATGGCGACTGCAGATGTCAGTGTCAACTATATGTATGGTCTTCTGGCAGCTCTTTGCTCAACAGGGGTAGACATGATTCTCATTTTTGTGTCCTATGTGATGATCTTCTGGACAGTCATAAAACTTCGGTCAACAAAGGCCCGCTCCAAGGCTTTCAACACATGTGGGACACACGTATGTGTTATCTTGCTCTTCTACATCCCCGCATTCTTCTCTTTCATTGCACATAGGGTGGCTGAAGGGAAAATCCCACCACAAGCCCACATACTGCTGGCCAACCTCTATGTCCTTGTTCCTCCAATGATGAACCCAATAATATATGGCGTAAGAACCAAAGAGAT TCACAAGTGTAAAGAGAAGGTCATTGACAGCCAACATGGCCAGAAACATGAACATTGGCTGGTGGAGTCTGTAATCTTGAATAATGACATAATAGATAAGTCCATTCCCAGTGATAGAG GAGAAGGCAGGGACTTAGTAATGACACGTAGTGGTAGTGAAAGAAAAGAAACATCTGTCCCCTTATCAGAGCTGTGGGGTGACGGggtgcagctgcctccatctatCAGTGCTCTGCTCACAGGGTTCTATGAacttctcactgcaggctgccggTAA